TGCTGCGCACAATGCGCGCATACCAGGCCCAGTGTGACAGGACGATGGCGACAATGACATTCACAAGCCCCGTCCCCAGCATGCCAATCATGAACAATGCCAGCACCAGTGTTGGGAATGTCATGAAAATATCGGTGATGCGCATAAGCACCTGATCAACACGCCCACCGATAAACCCGGCCGCACCACCAATGACAATGCCCAGCGCAATAATGCCAGCAAGGGCAACAGCGACAGAACCAAGAGATACCCGCACCCCGCCGATCAACCGGGCGAGAATATCGCGTCCCAAATGGTCCGTCCCCAGCCAGTGGCTGGCGTTCGGAGCCAATAACCGCTGGGTCAGATCAACCGTATTGGGATGCTGCAACGTAACGACAGGGCCAAATAAAGCCAAAAACGCCAAACCCGCCACCAGCAAAAGGGAAATGCGCACCAGAAAATTTGATGTTTGCCAGAAGTCCACAAGTGGCAAGGCCCTGCGTACTAAAACCTGACCTGCCATCATGCCACGTCCCCTGCCCCAAGACGAATGCGCGGGTCAAGCCAGGCATAAATGATATCAACCAGCAAATTGCACAGCACAAAAACCAGCACCATAACCAGCGTAAAGCACTGGATAACCGGATAATCCCGATTAAAAATTGCCGAGACGGCATAGCGGCCCACACCGGGCCAGCCAAAGATGCTTTCGATAATCAAAGTACCTCCCAGCAATTCACCAATATGCATGCCGGTCGCCGTTACGATGGGCAAAAGGGCATTGCGCAGGATATGGGCATGTTCGATACGCCGGGGGCCAAGGCCCCGTAACCGTGCGTAAAAGACATGCCGCTGACCTGCCACCTCCAGCATGCTGGCACGCAGCAGCCTGGCATTAATGGAAAGCGACATCAGCGCGATGGCAAAAGCGGGCATAACAAAATGCTGCCAGCCCCCACGCCCCATGGGCGGCAACCAGCCCAGTTGAATGGAAAGCAGCCAGACCAGCAAAAACCCGAGCCAGAAATTGGGCATTGATACACCCAGAAATGCAATTAAACGAACGATCTGGTCGGGGACGCCATTTCGATGTCGCGCCGCCCACATACCAAGGGGAATGGAAATACCCAGGGTCAGCAAAAGTGCGACCCCGGCCAGTTGCAGGGTTGCAGGCAGGTAATAAAGGATATCAGGCAAAACCGGGCGTTGCAGGGCATAGGAAATGCCAAAATCAAACTGCAAGGCATTCGCCAGCCAGTGAAAATATTGCTGCCACAGGGGCTGATCCAGGCCCAGCATCTGACGGGCGGATTCAAGCGCCTGCGGGGTTGGCGGCACCCGCGAAAGTCGCAGATAATCCATTGCCGGGTCACCGGCCCCCAGCCGTAACATCAGAAAAATAACCAGCGATGCCAGCAGCAACATGGGAACCAGCAGCAGCAAGCGCCGGATTACGAACCGAAGCATGATCATGGCGCTACCGGTGTGATTTTATCGAAGGGGATTTCGCTCGACATTGCGCCAAAGGGAATGTCGCCCAATGGCGGTGTGCTAACCGATATCGCACTGACATAGGTCAGCGGCAGATAAACGGCCTCGCGGTGCAGGCGGGTTAAAATATCGCGATACAGGCGTTTGCGTTCGCCTTCATCGGTTGATGTCAGGGTCTGGCTGATTTCGGCATCGATCTTTGCCTTGTCGGGCAGGCCAAGCTGCGCCTGATAATCGGCGTGGGATGGCACACGCATCGAACTTAAAAATGCATGCGGGTCATAAGGTGCGCCCCAGGTACTGTTGAAAATCATGCCAAAGCGGCCATCGCGCTGGCGGGCATAAATGCTGCTTTCTTCTTCGCCGACCAGAATGACGTCAAACCCGATGGTTGCCAGCTGTGCCTGGATAATTTCGGCAATTGATTTGGCAACCGCATCTGTGCCGACAAAGGCCAGTTCAACCCGCAAAGGCCGCGCATTTTTTTGGCGGATTTCATCATTGCCCGAGCGAACCCAGCCATCCTGCGTTAAAATATCCTGCGCCAGTTTGGGGTCATATTCATAGGGTGCAAGGCCGATATCGGCATAGGGAATATTGGGGGCAAAAAGGGTATCGGCCCGTTTTTGCGTGCCATACAGGACCGTTTTAATAATCAGGTCCTTGTCAATTGCATGGTTGATCGCAAGGCGAACCGCAAGGTCACGCGTTGCACCACGATTGGTGTTTAACGCCAGCATGCTGGTTTCAAGCGGTTGCGAAAGCAGGGTTTTATAAATGCCCATTGCGCGAAAACGTTCAAATGTATCGGGGGAGACCGGGCCATCGATGCCGTAAATCAGATCGATTGTACCGGTTTCAAAGGCGACCGCCCTGCTGTTCGGATCGGGGATGACGTTGACATTGATCTGTTCAAGGGCCGGTTTTTGCCCCCAATAATGGTCATTTCTAACAAAAACGTCTTCCTCGCCCGGGTGGCTTTCTTTCAATATCCAGGGGCCGGTACCAATGGGCGCAAGAATGCCGTTTTTCGTACCACCTTCAACAAACTGGGACGGCGCAATAAAACGAAACGGTCGTGGCAGGGCAAGTTCCTGCAGGATTGGATAATAGGTGTTTTTAAGTTCCAGACGGACGCGATACGGACCAACCTGCGTTACCGCGACAATCTGGTTGGCAAGTTCAAGCCAGCTATGGCGTTCGCGGTTTTCAAGAATGGCGTTGAAATTAGCCACGACAGCAGCGGCGTTGAATACTTCGCCATTTGAAAAAGTAACATCATCGCGCAGCGTGAAAACATATACCCGGCCATCGGCCGAAACCTGCCAGCTTTTGGCAAGCCAAGGCACGACGGTGCCGTCGGCCTGGTAATGCAGCAGCGGTTCGTAAACCATGTTTTGCGCAAACATCTGGTTGGGCGAATAAAGATGCGGGTTTAACGGCCCGACATTGACCGGCCAGGAAAAATTCAACACCTGTTTTGCCTGCGCAGCAGCCGTAAAGGCAATCCCACCCATCATTCCGGCCAGCAGCGCAAACATCAAAACCAATACCCGTCTTAACCCGGACCGCACACGCATCCTATTTCCCCAGCTGTATGAAGTTTTAAAAAAACTTCATACAGCTGGGTGTGCAACAAGGTCAAGCGATTGCCGCAATTAATTTTCTTTCGCAATTATGGGGGAACCTGTTTCGCAAACGCAGTTGGACAAACCGGAATTAACGAATGGCGTGTCCTTCAGCGAAGCCAGGGCAAACAGCAAGCAGCGCGAAACAGGCATGCTTCTTGGCGCAGCATAAACATGCGCCGGATTTTGGTGTTGCTCAGAAAAACTGCCTAATCAGAAAATGTTTTTGCCCGGTTGAAAAAATTCTCAACCATCATTCGGCAGGATTATTCACGCCCTTTTCCAGGCTTTTGTAAAAGCGGCGGATGGATAAATGCGACGCGCGGATATCAAGATTAACCGCCCAGCGCGCCGCAGCACGGTCGCGCTGTTTGACGGCATCAATGATATCGGCATGAATACGCACACCACTGGTAAATATCCGCTCGAACAGGGATACATCCTTACGGGCAGAGGCCACAATTGGCCCGGTACGCAGCCACAATGTTGAAATCAGATCCATGAGTTGCGGATAGCCGCTGGCGCGGTAAAGCTCGAAATGAAAGGCCTGGTTTCCGCTTAGGGCCGTATCAAAATCGCGCGCGGCAAGGGCATCTTCCATCCGGCTGTTATGGTCATTCAGGGCAGCAACCAGTTGTGCATTATTGGCCGCACCAGCGGCCCGTTCGGCGGCATAGCCTTCCAGTTGCATGCGAATGCGAATATAGGCTTCGTGTTCGGAAAAAAGATAGGGTGCAACACGCAGGGTGCGCGGGCCAGCCTGTTCGATGGCGCGTTCGGCAATCAGGCGCGCGATGGCCTCGCGGACTGGCATGGCACTGGTACCCAGCATATTGGCAAGCGCACGGATCGATACCTGTTCGCCGGGCAAAAATTCACCGCGCAGCAGCCCCAGACGCAGACTTTGATAGACACGCTCCTGAACAGTCGTGACATCGACCGGCGCAAGCACCGGTTTTGAAGTTTTGGGTAGTTCAAACGTATTCACGTGGTCGACGCCTCACAGGACTGCGCAAATTCAACCCGTTAAACCCGCTACGTAGCCCCATTAACAGGCCCTGCGCAGGGTTTGACAGGTCATGAAAAACTGTACTGACGCGGGCATTGTATGTCGAGTGGACAAGCCAAAGCAATGCGTTGCCGCGTTCGGGCAAAAACTTCCCCCCAAGTGTGATCACATATCTAATATCTTTACAGCTTGAAGCTGATATGCCTATAGTGAGATCAGTGCCGACCAAGACGCCGGGGAAAAACCGACGCAAACCGGCAAAACAGGCACCAAAACAAGTGTCATCTGGGAGGATACAAATTGAAACGCTTTACCAAGCTTGCGGCCAGCACCGCAGCCCTGTTGGGCACCTTTGCCCTTGGCGCCCAAACCCTTCACGCCGAACCCCTTAAAATCGGAATCATCGAAAGCCTGTCAGGATCGCAAACATCCACGGGCCGCCTTTATGCCAATGCCGTGAAATACGGCGTGGATAAAATCAACGCTGCTGGCGGCTTTAATGGCGAACCCGTTCAGGTTACCGAATATGACAATGCCGGTGGCGCACCTGAAGCCGCCGACAAATTCCGCCAGGCGGTTGCCGATGGTGTGGATATTGTTATTCAGGGGGCATCCTCGGCCATTGCCGGGCAATTGACGGAAAATGTGCGCAAATACAATATCCGCCATCCTGGCAAGGAAGTGATGTTCATCAATCTTGGTGGTGAAGCAACCGAACTGACCGGCGATAAATGCCAGTTTTATCATTTCCGCTTTACCACAACGGCCCCCATGCGCGTCAACGCGCTGGTCAATGCCCTGAAAAATGCCGGGGATCTGGGTGACAAGGTTTATTCCATCAACCAGAATTATTCCTGGGGCAAGGATGTGCAGGCCGCAGTCGAGGCAGCAGCCCCCGCTGGCGGCTATGACATTGTTGGCGAAGTCCTGCATGATGTGAACAAAATCCAGGATTTTGCACCCTTTGTCGCCCGCATCAAATCGGCCAACCCCGATACCGTC
This genomic window from Thalassospira marina contains:
- the nikC gene encoding nickel ABC transporter permease subunit NikC, whose translation is MDFWQTSNFLVRISLLLVAGLAFLALFGPVVTLQHPNTVDLTQRLLAPNASHWLGTDHLGRDILARLIGGVRVSLGSVAVALAGIIALGIVIGGAAGFIGGRVDQVLMRITDIFMTFPTLVLALFMIGMLGTGLVNVIVAIVLSHWAWYARIVRSIVISAVRRDYILASRLAGAGPIRVFIDHLLPATLSQLLVLATLDVGHIMLHVAGLSFLGLGVAPPTAEWGVMINDARQFIWTNPLLMLWPGLALFLSVMAFNVLGDKIRDQLDPFLDQEHAH
- the nikB gene encoding nickel ABC transporter permease subunit NikB yields the protein MLRFVIRRLLLLVPMLLLASLVIFLMLRLGAGDPAMDYLRLSRVPPTPQALESARQMLGLDQPLWQQYFHWLANALQFDFGISYALQRPVLPDILYYLPATLQLAGVALLLTLGISIPLGMWAARHRNGVPDQIVRLIAFLGVSMPNFWLGFLLVWLLSIQLGWLPPMGRGGWQHFVMPAFAIALMSLSINARLLRASMLEVAGQRHVFYARLRGLGPRRIEHAHILRNALLPIVTATGMHIGELLGGTLIIESIFGWPGVGRYAVSAIFNRDYPVIQCFTLVMVLVFVLCNLLVDIIYAWLDPRIRLGAGDVA
- the nikA gene encoding nickel ABC transporter substrate-binding protein; amino-acid sequence: MRVRSGLRRVLVLMFALLAGMMGGIAFTAAAQAKQVLNFSWPVNVGPLNPHLYSPNQMFAQNMVYEPLLHYQADGTVVPWLAKSWQVSADGRVYVFTLRDDVTFSNGEVFNAAAVVANFNAILENRERHSWLELANQIVAVTQVGPYRVRLELKNTYYPILQELALPRPFRFIAPSQFVEGGTKNGILAPIGTGPWILKESHPGEEDVFVRNDHYWGQKPALEQINVNVIPDPNSRAVAFETGTIDLIYGIDGPVSPDTFERFRAMGIYKTLLSQPLETSMLALNTNRGATRDLAVRLAINHAIDKDLIIKTVLYGTQKRADTLFAPNIPYADIGLAPYEYDPKLAQDILTQDGWVRSGNDEIRQKNARPLRVELAFVGTDAVAKSIAEIIQAQLATIGFDVILVGEEESSIYARQRDGRFGMIFNSTWGAPYDPHAFLSSMRVPSHADYQAQLGLPDKAKIDAEISQTLTSTDEGERKRLYRDILTRLHREAVYLPLTYVSAISVSTPPLGDIPFGAMSSEIPFDKITPVAP
- a CDS encoding GntR family transcriptional regulator; the encoded protein is MNTFELPKTSKPVLAPVDVTTVQERVYQSLRLGLLRGEFLPGEQVSIRALANMLGTSAMPVREAIARLIAERAIEQAGPRTLRVAPYLFSEHEAYIRIRMQLEGYAAERAAGAANNAQLVAALNDHNSRMEDALAARDFDTALSGNQAFHFELYRASGYPQLMDLISTLWLRTGPIVASARKDVSLFERIFTSGVRIHADIIDAVKQRDRAAARWAVNLDIRASHLSIRRFYKSLEKGVNNPAE
- a CDS encoding branched-chain amino acid ABC transporter substrate-binding protein; translation: MKRFTKLAASTAALLGTFALGAQTLHAEPLKIGIIESLSGSQTSTGRLYANAVKYGVDKINAAGGFNGEPVQVTEYDNAGGAPEAADKFRQAVADGVDIVIQGASSAIAGQLTENVRKYNIRHPGKEVMFINLGGEATELTGDKCQFYHFRFTTTAPMRVNALVNALKNAGDLGDKVYSINQNYSWGKDVQAAVEAAAPAGGYDIVGEVLHDVNKIQDFAPFVARIKSANPDTVFTGNWSNDLLLLMKATGDAGLKVTFATAYLDQPGNIANAGATALGHYIANNYDNAAASSDEFPEAYKAATGHYPIFVEGHSAFAIAQLQQALGTLDFKGGDINVTKIALALENSVYDSPVGPISVRKEDHQTIRPVVVSKVVKNPKYPADDTDMGFQTVEVIPGEKAIYPVQDSCKMQRPSE